One Actinomycetes bacterium DNA window includes the following coding sequences:
- a CDS encoding glycosyltransferase family A protein, translated as MALLLAAASLAAAGHSLARLARAGRRRHRLGPGDVAATARVSVVVPARDEAARIRGCVAAVLAQDVGPAEVVVVDDGSRDATAELAARAGARVVAAPPPPAGLAGKAVACAAGAAAARAGEWLAFVDADVRLAPQALSRLVAAATGSGASAASPLARPVAGSWWEELLLPELGLQVAERLDLDALADPARPGAFLSGQCLLVRRDAYDAVGGFAAVAGSLVEDVALARLLAAAGHALDVRLAPGLASVRMYQRPGDLWEGLARNLAEVWGSGACALGGQAARALLAALPWVALAVPRLRPDRTGPRAALLAAGLLHLATRAGGRLRAGADPRWALAYPVADAVLLAVYLDSARRHRSGRPVTWKGRAYPAGRGGWSARHPVR; from the coding sequence GTGGCGCTGCTGCTGGCCGCAGCGAGCCTGGCCGCCGCTGGGCACAGCCTCGCACGGCTGGCCCGGGCCGGGCGACGCCGGCACCGGCTCGGCCCGGGCGACGTGGCTGCGACCGCCCGGGTCAGCGTGGTCGTCCCCGCCCGCGACGAGGCCGCGCGGATCCGGGGATGCGTGGCCGCCGTGCTGGCCCAGGACGTCGGGCCGGCCGAGGTCGTGGTGGTCGACGACGGCTCCCGGGACGCGACCGCGGAGCTGGCCGCGCGGGCCGGGGCCAGGGTGGTGGCCGCGCCGCCCCCGCCGGCCGGGCTGGCCGGCAAGGCGGTCGCCTGCGCGGCCGGGGCGGCCGCGGCCCGGGCGGGAGAGTGGCTGGCGTTCGTCGACGCCGACGTCCGCCTGGCCCCGCAGGCCCTGTCGCGTCTGGTCGCGGCGGCGACCGGCTCGGGCGCCTCAGCCGCCAGCCCGCTCGCCCGCCCGGTCGCCGGCTCCTGGTGGGAGGAGCTGCTCCTGCCCGAGCTCGGCCTGCAGGTGGCCGAGCGGCTTGACCTCGACGCCCTGGCCGACCCGGCCCGCCCGGGCGCCTTCCTGTCCGGCCAGTGCCTGCTGGTCCGGCGCGACGCCTACGACGCGGTGGGCGGGTTCGCCGCCGTGGCCGGTTCCCTGGTCGAGGACGTGGCCCTGGCCCGGCTGCTGGCCGCCGCCGGCCACGCCTTGGACGTCCGGCTCGCCCCCGGGCTCGCCTCGGTCCGCATGTACCAGCGGCCCGGCGACCTGTGGGAGGGGCTGGCCAGGAACCTGGCCGAGGTCTGGGGGAGCGGCGCCTGCGCGCTGGGCGGGCAGGCGGCCCGGGCCCTGCTCGCCGCCCTGCCCTGGGTCGCGCTGGCCGTGCCCCGGCTCCGGCCGGACCGGACCGGACCGCGGGCCGCGCTGCTCGCGGCCGGTCTCCTCCACCTGGCGACCCGGGCCGGGGGCCGCCTGCGTGCCGGCGCCGACCCGCGCTGGGCGCTCGCCTATCCCGTGGCGGACGCCGTGCTGCTCGCCGTCTACCTGGACAGCGCCCGCCGCCACCGCAGCGGCCGCCCGGTCACCTGGAAGGGCCGCGCCTACCCAGCCGGCCGCGGTGGCTGGAGCGCCCGGCACCCGGTC